Sequence from the Crassostrea angulata isolate pt1a10 chromosome 9, ASM2561291v2, whole genome shotgun sequence genome:
AATTTCGGTCGAGAGAAATCATACGGTAATTCTTCTTTTTGTAACTCTGGATCAAAGGAATATTGAGTGACAGGGAGATTTTGTAGCGAAATGAAACTGTGATCGAAAGACGATCTTCTGTTCTTGGTCGTCAAATGCAGTCTTGGAACCCGAAGTGTTACTTCCTGCTTTTGCTCGTTGGAAACATCATATTCATTAGTGTCCGATGGTGACTTATGCGTCTCTTTACTTTTGCTGCCGTTTTCTTCTAGTTGTGTGACAGTTGTAAGATCGCTAAAAGAAGAGGTTTTGCTAGAGGTGTCAAATGTAACAATAGGTATATTAGCATCGCTTGCGTTGTTTGTCTCATTTTCTGACTGCAGCGAATTTGGTTCGACATCAACTCTTACATCGAATAAATCTATAGGCTCGTTGTATACAGAATTAACGTGACTAGTTGTTTTATGAAAAAGACGTTGAATTTTCCCCCTGTATTGTAGAATATACCTCATATACATAACTTGACTCCATCGTTTTTTGGCTTTGACGAGACTAGAATCTTTAAGATGTAAAAACAGGGGCATTTCCCCCGGGACATTCCAAGAGAATTTAATTCCATATGGCGTATAAATCATAATTCCGTATTGTTCTTCCATCTTAAAGATTTCCTCAATAAGTGTTAGTAACTGAATTCCAAAATTCTTCACTTCTTTTCCACTTGCGCCATTGTCAAGAAAAATGTGCGACTCAAAGTAGATGTTTCGCTTCTTTGTAACTTTTGACGCAGAAATATTTTTGAGGCTGCGTAACAGTCGCCTCATTTCAGTCGCTGATTCTTGGTACATTGTGGTACAAACAAAAACCCTACTGAGGACACTCTTGCTCTTTTCGGAACGCGTTGATTTGCTCAAAATCTTTCTCACAAGATTCtgacaaataaaaacattatcataagATGCCAAGAAACATTCTTTGAAGGAATCATGGCCTTCTTGAATGTCGTCAAATATGGAAAAATAGAACAAAAGCACAGACACGCAAGTGGAGGAGTACAGTATGATATGGTATACTGAAAATGAAACAGGAAAGCTTGCAATGTTCCTAAATAACCCGAGATCGTTCCCAAGATGGACGTACAAAACAAAGATGAAAACTGTAAGCGTTGTGCAAATACATGTTATCGATGATAGCATTGCCGTGCGAGTACTCAACATTGGTATATAGGATTCGGTTTGAACTAAAAGTACGCAAATACACAGGATACCAACATTGACAACAGTGATATCAATTGTGATATCTGCAAAGGGAAAGGTCTTTTGATTGTCATTACTATGCATAAAAGCGATCCATACCGTCAAAATTAAGATTACTATTCGCACAAAACGATACAAGATTCCGGTATTTTGAGCTTCCTTGGTATTGGCTCCAGCAATACTGATTTGCAAGGGTGTAAATCGTGCCAATTTTATGACTAATAAAGATAGTCCGAAGAAAATTGCATTTCCGATGGCCATAACATCACCTAGAATAAGTGAGGCTGAAATTGATATCGTCAGAAGTAGCTGGGCAATAGGGAGAATGCATTGTCGTCCATTACAACCACGGGAAGTGCCTTTTTTGTTTTcctaaaaaatgaagaaaatgtaaatttaatcaaaGAAAACTATGATAAATCATCCGAAAATTCATCCAAAAATGATGGCGCTGTTGGTTCATAATTATCTATTGGCGCTGTACGATTGTTATAATAATTTTCCCCccaaattttaagttttaagcCTGATTTAGTTATCTTGTTCTATTTCACAGTAAACGTagtttgaaatgtaattaatttgccaaaaaaaactTTCGTATTAACTATACGCATACTTAAATATCTCTAGATATTAACTGGTTAAGTACTATTATAATTATAGTATATACTTACATTAAACAACCGAGCAGCTGGTGAGATTCCAACACAGAGAATCCCGGCCAGTAAAAATGGAGGTAACTTTGGAAAAACAACCGTTGATAAGAAACTCAGAGCCATGGCGTCAATGATTGATATCACTACACCCTGTTAACaaggaaaaaaatgttgttaatgGATTGTTAATCATTTAATGGTCAAATCTTAGCAGATGACAACATATACCCAAGTTCAgattttgtatcattttatcaTGTCTATCGTAAGCAATATATATAACACTGTGCCAGATAATATGCCAGTGGTATTTTTGCAACCGCTTAAgctgcagtttcggaaaaattcATACATACAATATGACAGACCATTGTCTAGAAAGGTAtataaacacttttgtttttagtgtattTCACcagacaggtgagatatttaccttttaaaaatcaatattccaTAGGAAAATTATAATTCCTAAAGGAGAAATGATTCTTCTATTAAATTTCACATTtcgaatattgtttttcctatgtgaaaagttatttttgaaaggtaaatatcgcacctgacaggtgagctacgatgataacaaaggtggttgtaaACTCTTTAGGCAATGATCTATCATGtggaatatttaaaattttcaatatatatgcaGCTTAAACGGGTGTAAAAATGCCACCTTaacactggcataattatccggcacagtgttatgtgataattttttttttttgatttttatatatgaataaaaccGGCCTGCTTCTTGAGTTTAActctgatataaaaaaaaattcttacgtTTATCAGGGTTCTAGTTTCCGGCCACTCTTTGTACCTTTTAAGTGCAATGATATTTGACATCCAAACATCATACACCAACATCATCAGTTCAGGAAAAagcaacaaaatcaaaatgtttgcGAACCTAAacagaataacattttttttagaatcaTCTTATGATTTTTGAATGATGACTTATATTTACTTGGTTGTTTTTTCTTGTGTTTTGTATTGATATGAATTTTGATTTATGCAAGACgtttacatacatttgtataaagcattgtaaaaatgtatttatttaccaTAAAGAACTGTATTAATGagtcataaatataaaattataataagcATTAGTTCATTAGAtagttttgtataatttttcgaATAAAATATACCacgtaattttattttaatttacagtGTTGTGCACGCACATATTTatgttgcaatttttaaaaaataaacatgaagGTGGTAATATCAAGACAAATTAAAGAGTTGCGGAGAAATGCACATATAAGCATAACTGTTCCTACAATCATGAGCGGATCTAGAGAGGGAGTCAGGGGgatccagcccccccccccccctcccctccctctttaaaattcaaatttcttttaaatacattataaaattaccagaATATGCTTCGAACCCCCTTGCAATCTCAAAAAaccgtcggaccccccccccccccccatttttgaCAGATGTACAATTTACAGATGCATTGTTCCTTGACTTACCAGACTTTGGGATCTGTTGATTGCTTTGAACTGAATATTTCTGTGAGCAGAACTTGTGCTGTCGACATGAAGGCAAATTGCAACAGTAGATAGATTAAAAGAGCCAACGTCTGTAAATGCAAGAAAAGAAAACGTACGGAATTTGCAAAATTTTTTCGTAGTTTTAGTAAATCACTAAATTTGGAAATAGATGAAtcgagtaaaaaaaaatatatagtttgtaaaaatattttggatatatatgttatacaaaatacaaacaagTCGGGAAtatttaactatttttagagtCGTTAAGAGACCTGTTTATAATAGTACGTTTTGACCcttttttaaatgctaaaaaattgaaaaagttgACTGTTTTATGCGTTTTTTCATGAGAAACACAAGTTATCGCGGAAAAACTTTGCAAACAATTTTTCATACGATAATTTTCAATTGGGAAAATCTAACAACTATTATCGGCAGTTGGAGAGCACCGGTTAAGGCTCCCGATCTCGCGGAATATTGTTATAAGTTTGCaaagttttaattaattatataaaacgGATACCGACCGACTTACACATTGTTCGTGGATCACAATATACTCCCACTAAAAAcatatatgaaatacatgtacatgaaaatttaaaaaaaaaaaaaagatcgtTTACCTTTTGTATAGAAGCCATGTCGCTCTTTTGTCTTGCCTATTTTCTAATATACTTCTACTAGACAAAATGGTCTTGCCTTCATCGCTGTAAACGCATCAGTAAAAATGAGTATCATGCATCTCCTGACGTCACGAAGGGTGTATGTATATATTGGCTCTAAACATACACCAATGGAAGAGGTAAGCACTGTTAAAATGTTCCCCCAAAACGTCACATTGCCTAGTATATACAGTGTCTGTTCTATATAAATCCGCTTATCGCAAAACATGACCCCTGTCACACACCCGCACCGAAAACGGTGACGGCTAATTCTCCggaataaacatgtatacatggAATCGTAAACGTACGTAAAGAAGCAAATAACTTGGAATATGTCCTCCCTCAAttccaccatcttcatataaacaAGCCCCATTAGAAGACATTTTCGAAGAGAGGGCAATGCAATTCTGAAATAACACGTCGTATTTGCTTACCCTCTTTTTGGAAACGtgttttttccccctttttttctaTAAGAAACGACAATTTTTGGTCGTAAATTCTTGAGAGGATAAAAACGAATTTTGTTCAGAAGCAAACATACAGACACAGTATAATGCATAGAAATGTATATGTGTGTATGCATACGTTTGTAACAATGTATCTATATCGATCTCGCCGCGAATTGTTGTTTCAGATGATAAGTTATCCCCGTAATTGGTATATTTCTTGGAAATGGACATCAACTGGAAGACAAACGAATTAAAATTGCCCATGATCGATACAACACATTGCATTATCAAATAATGGTAGGTTAATTAATCGCATATTAATGTATATTCAAAACCACAATCCTTATGTATCTCAATAAATCATAAACCCTTATTCTAAACGTTTCACGATCAAAATCTCAGAATGATAATGCCTAACGGCTGAAAGAGACGAAAGGTAATTCAACGTCATAAAATAGATGTTTGGTTTTTCTTTCCATTCTCTTTTggggtttcttttttctttaacgGAAACATAATCGGTTAGCCAGTTTAAGAATTATACTTATTGTCAGCTTTGAGCGTCAAAACGATTTTGAAAGTATTACACCTGTTCGatctttaataacaaaaaattgaaattagaaacaaaaaacacgaaaaagttattataattttcattaaacaaaatCGTCAGATCGACAGGCGACCCGGTCTACCGAGCCATCCTAATCTAGGCTTAATGACTAAAGTGTTTGCTTTCTCCTTTCTATAGATCCCCTCAGAAAACAAACTGTACGCTAATTACGGATGTCTGTACCCTGTCTAATGGTCGCATCAAATGAACACCCCGCCATTACTCTTTAACTCCCACTTCCGTTGTTTCGATAAACATGACCAACATCAAATACCGCTCAGAGGAATTTCGGATTACCCTGCACAGCGTAATTGTCCGACTCAAAAGCTTTAGATAAACGGCgttcgttttaatttttttttttaccttgtgaTTGTTGCGGGGCGGTATATCAACGTTAAAACATGCACGAGACGAAACAATGGAGATGTTTACGTAATTTGTGCATCCTGACTGAAATATATCTGAGGAAGAACATTGTGGGAAATGGCACCAGCAGAAGAACTAAATGGTCACATAATCTTGTTTTTAAACTGCATAAGTGACAAGTTTGGGGCCCTGATGAAGAATTAATGTCAGAGCGTGCAGAGATGTGACGGATCTTGGCTGTGTACTTATCTGGATTAATGGTGTTAATGAGCGCATTAACATCCGATGCTCTCTACATGCGACGTCAATAATGTCaatctgttatatatatattttttatatggacCATTTATTGATTTTACCAATCATTTATTCTGTTTTACAtctgtaaatatatgtatatatacgcACACCTGGTACATATGTATATTCAGAATTTGTTGTGAAATCCCTTTGTACttttaaagaagttttttttttaatcatgaaaattgttgatggtataaaaaaaactctAGGAAATTTAGACTCTACTCCAATcttcataaaaacaagaaaatgtaaaatgtaaaataccGACGTCGCCCCATTAGACACTTGATATCATTATATGAAGCGGGACAGAGGAAGCCATGCTTTAAAGATGAAGCTAGGTTTCCATTTTTAGAAAATTCATATGCACGAGAAATCGTTAAGGCATGTTATCGCGATGGTCGTTTGTCAGGGACGTACCATCGGGGAGCAGggaatggggggagggggggggggtgtcaaggGGGCTTGCCTCTatcccccactttttcttgcaacaaaacattgtttttaaaattaatattattatatagaaaatttaatttgatggAGTTTGTCCCCCCCCCCACATCCCACTCATGAGACtatgtaataaaattacacCTTTTttgaggagggggggggtgttataaTTTTCGATAAGTCTGGCCTCTAATTTTTAGAAACGGTGCTACGTGTAGTAAAAGTAACTCAACATTCTGGATCCGCGCAAAGCgcattgtatattttgatacatttattCACATACGAAAGACCAATTCTTTTACAGCGTCCATAAACTATGCCGTATACAATTTCTTAACAAAGataaaaccattttataacaATCTTTTCATGTAGgatacattatttttaatgcCTACATGTACACCATAAGATTTTTCTTCTCAGCAAGAAGCCGTCCCTCGGCAcgaatcatgttttaaatgtattttaaggAAACACAATTTTTGGTGTTAGAATATTTTCGATTTTCCTTATAAAAGaactttttttggtaaaaactATTCGGTGTTTATATCTGATCAGAACTGCTTACAGACTTTgatataaagatgaaatataaatactgAATAACGTGAAAATTTTCACATTGCGGAGATAAGGGGGAAAAAATGAAAGATAATTATATGTCGTGTACGACCTTAAAAAACCAGAGGCGCTAATTAGATTCAAAAACATCTACACGTAAAATAGTTCAAAGCAATTTATCTTCGCATTAATTTACTTTAAGGTCAATGTATGACTGTTTCTGTGCATATAATCGGATTATCAACCACTGTTATCTCAGTCTGCAAACTTCCCCATTACACAATTTGATAGCAGATTAAAAGTGTTCCTTGTTCCACCcattaattaatcatatttattatcttctttactGCACTTCCTCTTTGGA
This genomic interval carries:
- the LOC128162464 gene encoding uncharacterized protein LOC128162464; translated protein: MASIQKTLALLIYLLLQFAFMSTAQVLLTEIFSSKQSTDPKVWFANILILLLFPELMMLVYDVWMSNIIALKRYKEWPETRTLINGVVISIIDAMALSFLSTVVFPKLPPFLLAGILCVGISPAARLFNENKKGTSRGCNGRQCILPIAQLLLTISISASLILGDVMAIGNAIFFGLSLLVIKLARFTPLQISIAGANTKEAQNTGILYRFVRIVILILTVWIAFMHSNDNQKTFPFADITIDITVVNVGILCICVLLVQTESYIPMLSTRTAMLSSITCICTTLTVFIFVLYVHLGNDLGLFRNIASFPVSFSVYHIILYSSTCVSVLLFYFSIFDDIQEGHDSFKECFLASYDNVFICQNLVRKILSKSTRSEKSKSVLSRVFVCTTMYQESATEMRRLLRSLKNISASKVTKKRNIYFESHIFLDNGASGKEVKNFGIQLLTLIEEIFKMEEQYGIMIYTPYGIKFSWNVPGEMPLFLHLKDSSLVKAKKRWSQVMYMRYILQYRGKIQRLFHKTTSHVNSVYNEPIDLFDVRVDVEPNSLQSENETNNASDANIPIVTFDTSSKTSSFSDLTTVTQLEENGSKSKETHKSPSDTNEYDVSNEQKQEVTLRVPRLHLTTKNRRSSFDHSFISLQNLPVTQYSFDPELQKEELPYDFSRPKFRSSSFNDIEFEYHKYKRNELQQRKTEIQENENYQDFILATDADMAFDDQSVLNLLNTIEKDQTIGGVCGRTFPIGIHRHPVVWLQMFDYAKDFWMIKSAQNIIGSVMCCPGCFSLYRFEAIDDVIDTFSMPTESMSDVFTKDNGEDRWMCTLMMKAGWSLRYSYHGNNTTFCPEETEEFMKQRRRWLLSDFANAAVVALNLLPLMKNNTAFTLVYTLYLLQLFVVTILYPGSTVLMLALGFELVTDCPLLVNAAFLSLICLVYCIVQISSWNTFKKLIVSKLLIIVMGLLTTYVFVATSVFLIQMLIKDIGLGFVTSHIANLVLLGVVFLYLYSLLLHPFDIHLILAGIVYLFYLPLLNILLPLYAVCNIVDQTWGTRDDQKASVPRILRLPKFKKRKKSMSLKHRSNSYESLSSSAIDLQEVSEDETLFWQSLVTDSIGAGVKTGLTPEQRTKGLRSLRNRALAGYLTVNMLWVAVLTGFYAFLTKFFTDKLVYGVIVLTLLGISAIIQILGMTVYRCSDMLTRFGRLIS